From Chrysemys picta bellii isolate R12L10 chromosome 1, ASM1138683v2, whole genome shotgun sequence:
TTTAAACACCAGGTGCTTGTTACATCTGTAAGTAATTGCTGTGCTGCTGAAAAACAAGATTGTTCCCTAGGGATGCAAGTGTTCTTTACTCTGAACCCTGGGAAAATAAATGGCTTCTTtctctaaaaaaacaaaaatgtcatttagaGCTCAGCAATCAGTCTTAAAAGGAGGTACTTGTTTGACACAGCTATAGAAGTGGCGTTCTCCTCAGGAAGGAGTTTGCATTGTTATTATCATAATTCCTGCAGGtccagctggctggctggcagaaTGCAGAGCAGctttaatcacagttttaaacaAAAGTGGCAGAAATTTATGATAGGAACAACAGTGGTGTCAGCTGTGTTGGATGCTGTTACAAACTAACAATCAGCTGTCAGAGATGCAGACAAAATAAAAAGAAGCAGGCTCCTCTTAAAATGGTGAGGTAATGTTATAAAAATATGAAGAACACAATTAAATTTAATCAAACGTTTGCACTTATAAATGGCTGCCTCAGAGGCCTCCTGGGGCTTTGATAAACACGTGCATATTGTCAAGTGTGTGGGCAGGAAGATTAGATGGAGAGGTATTGTAATGATAAGGGAACGGAGAGaaaggtaccttctcctgcaGGCATACTCCCCAattctataatatataaattaTGTGCCTTGGCTGCTCGCTGTTACCTCTCTCCCTCGTACTTGTGCTGATGATAATCAAGGCTGCTCACTACTGCAGAAAGGAGAAAACCAGACAGAAACAGTGAGAAGTCCTCTAACATTTTGCTCTTATGAGTCAGGTCCTAAAAATAGCAGACCTCTGTGTAATTATGCAACATCAGCTGGTATTGAACAGCCTTCTTCAGTGTCACAAGCTGGTGGCAATGCGCTATTGCACCTTGTCCGCATTTTCTTATTGCTCCTGCTCACTCCATTGTCCTGATTCTGCTGGACTGGGACCAGCAGTAGCAGAGTTTCTTGTCAATCACTGACAGGAACAGCTGTCTCCTGAAGGGCAAGTTTCACATTGCAGAGTAGTTCAAGAGTTCACAGGGAAACTGACTGCAATTCCAATATAATATTTCTTCTTAAGTAAATAAGAATGTGTATCAATAGCAGGTCTGACTTGAAGTTTCTTTTCCTAAGTAAACAAGCAGATTGGCTTATACTGGATAAGCAATAACCATGTAATGTAAAAACACAGCAACTTTTGGAGGCCAGAAAACTAAAGGCAAGTGCAGAAAGAATTTTCAATGCACTGAAAGCATGCTGCTGGTGGGATGGAATTTAATACCTTGGTGTTTGTTACAGTCATTTGGAGGACTCCTTGAATCATCCACACATGTTTATTTTCAAAGTTTATGAATTGTCACaaaccctttccccctcatgttttTCTTTTCACCTTGGTGTCCAtatctactccgtgctgattaggcctcaactggagcactgtgtccagttctgggcaccacattgcaggaaagatgtggacaaattggagaaagtctagagaagatcaacaaaaatgattaaaggtctagaaaacatgacctatgagggaagattgaaaaaattggtttgtgtagtctggagaagagaagattgagaggggacatgataacagttttcaagtacataaaaggttgttacaaggaggagggagaaaaattgttctgctTAACCtccaaggataggacaagaaactaTGGGTTTAATTTGCAGCtaaggcagtttaggttggacattagaaaaaacttcctaactgtcaggatgagtTAGCACTAgtataaattgcccagggaggttgtggaatctccatcattggagatttttaagagcaggtagacaaacacttgtcagggatggcctagataatacttagtcctgccatgagtgcaggggactagaagacctctcgatgTCCCTTCCGGGTCCATGATTCCATACCCTCAGATCTCCCCTGACATCGTGGGCCCATAGTCTCACCTCCCAACCTAAGACCAATAAACAGGCTATTCATTGCAGATGTACTCCTTTATTAGCAAATCCTGCCCTGTGCCAAGGCCAGGTATAGAGGCTTGAGGCAAGGGAACAATCCTGGAGCTGGAGAGAAGGAATCCtctcctgcaggctccacagagcAGGAAGAGAACTGTCTACTACTGAACTCTTAAGGCTTCACTGACTTCCACACTGCTTGCTCCATCCAACCAAGGTGGAAAATGGCTGGTGGATCTGCACAGTCATGCGTCCGGTGGTCCGACCCATACTTCTTCACCTCACCCCCATTCCCAGTTCAGCAGTGCAGGAGGAGTCACAAGTTGAGTTCAACAGACAGACTCCCAGAATCCTCTTACCCCTTTCCCgaattctccctcccccgcccaccctCATGCGGCAGCACtacagggtatgtctgcactgcatctgggagtgagcATAAGGCCTGCATAGACATACTCGCGCTAGCGGGGCTCAAGCtagcctgctaaaaatagcagctttGGCAGAGACTCAGACTAGCCCCCGATCTCAAACCCAggtaggcttgagagcctgatcTGCTGCCTCAACTGcaacagccacactgctatttttagcagctaGCTCGAGCCCTGCTAGTGCAAGGCTctctacctgggctgggaagctcgctccccgctgcagtgtagacattcccccAACACATCCTCCATAGCAGTGGTGTGGGCCtggatttggagcagggatttcctttgttctctgtttgtacaacGCATAGCACTATGGggacataataataataaactataatAACAGTGAGAACAAGCTGTAGGGAGATAATCGgatcaatttaaaaaatgaccACACTTTTCACTGtttctgtatatttttttaaatcgtaaAGTTAATACACAGAAAGCAGCCAGTGAAGTGGGCTGGCTCTCTGCTTCCACACGTGTTACTCTGGAGAGTGCAATATGTGGAAGCTGGCAAATATTGTCATTTCAATGAGAAAGAATCAATGCAGCAGAATAAAACTCCTTAGAAAATCATTTGCACCTCACTGCTGATGAAACAACTAAAGCTGTCTTAGTTCATGTCCCTCTGAGCTAGCAGGTCTGTACTTTTTCTGCCTCAGTCCTGTTAACTCCTTGTAGTGGCCAGTAGTCGTCCCTCCCTGTCAAGCTCAGAGGGAAGCCACTCTGTCTCACTCAATCACATAGCAGATAGTCAATTATTAGGCTGGGGCTCTGGCCCTCTAGGGGGGGCTGAGCACCACTCAGTCTATAGCCTGAACCTCCTGGTGGGTCAGGATGCTACAGAGCTCAGTAGCAGGGCTGGAGACTTGCAGCTGGCTAAAGATATCTGCTTCCTTCACCGATTCACTCCCAACTGAGCTGAAAGGCCCACCATGTCTTAtacttcctgccccgcccctctacttccagtgtgtgtgtgggggtggtggcTTAGCTCCATCCACCAGCAGGAGTGTAGTGGTCCCTCCCCATCAAGTTCAGAGGCCACTCACTACGCTCCACAACTGAATCCTAGCATTGGGAGTTCAGAAATACATGCCCCTCAGCTTTTGATTTTGGTTAATTACCAATAATTCCATGCTTCCTAGCTCTGAATCTTTCATGCATCTTTTTTTCCCTCAGCATTTAAAGACTTCATCATTTATTTCTTCCTATTGGTAATACTGTTAAGTACACACACTTAACTGAGTTACAAGCAAATACATAGAATAATGACAGGGAGTTTATTTTTCACACTCTCTTCTGAGCAAACGGGACCCTTGAAACTGATATGCTGTTTTAATATAATGTCAATACATTCTCTTCTCCTTTCCTCTGTTGAGATGAGTTTGTGTATTACCTAGAAAATGGAGATTTGCCTAGCCCAAGACTGTGCCTGGAGATTAAAGTAACACTTCCATCAGACTAACAACAGGGGTTCACAGAACATCAAGAGAGGAGTGAAAAGTTAGTTCTCAAGTAAAATTAACAGAAAACTATTCTATGTGTAATATAATAGATACAAATGACTGTTACACAAAACAAATCTGGTGAAAAGTAGTTTGTAAAACCACTTGGGTAGGATGTATATTGGCCAAAACAGATTGGGCCaaattcttagctggtgtaaactaacgtagctccattaaaatcagcggagctatgctgatttacatctgctgagTATGTGGCCCTTAACACTCAATTGTTTTTGTCCAGGGTATCTGTAAAGGAAGAGAAAATCAGGTTGCGTTCAGTACCACCAACATTTAAGTGGACTGAAGAGGCTGTGTTAAGATTTGCTTGGATTTCAAACTTTTATGTAAGATTGTTAAAGTAGAGTGGTCATGTGCCAAAGGCTTCAAGGCACAGTCAGTTTGGATTTTATAATCAGCATGCTACTGGCCAAGCCTTCAATGCAAATCTGAGTAAACTCAGAGAAGCCTTGCCTTTGACTGGCAGCTTTTTTCTGTTGCATATCTTTATTCTACTGCTCCCTCCAGGGCAGATGGAAAAGTACTCCTCCCTACCTTTTTGATGGCCACTCTCATCATTTCCACTACAGATCCAAATATAATAATGTCCATACTCAGCAAAACGTCTATGCTCACAAAGTCCTTCCGGCAGTATAAATAGCCATTTTCCTATTTACAGCTTATGGTCTCTGACAAAATCCAGTTACAAACATTAGGCTGCTCTTCAGTCAAGTATTGTGTAGATTAGGGATCCCATTGTAAGCAAGCCACTTCATGGCAATAAATGTTAGGAACATTTGCATTATAATCACTCTATCCTATTTTCTACAAAATTGCTTTTACGTATAGATCATTGCTTTGCTATACAGGAAACAAGACATAGAGCATGAATATTGACATTCATATTACCCATATACTTAGACATCATAAAGAAACTGTGGTTTTAAAAGGCTTTCAATAAAGACTGGCTGTGGAAAGGTTAAGTAGAGTGGGAACAAGCATCTTAGCAGTACCCTATGGTACTTCTGTTTCCTTGGAGactctcttagggtatgtctacactacaaaattaggtcgaatttatagaagccggttttatagaaatcagttttatacagtcgattgtgtgtgtccccacataaaatgctctaagtgcattaagtcggcggaccgcgtccacagtaccgaggctagcttcaacttccagagcgttgcactgtgggtagctatcccaccattcctgcagtctccgccgcccattggaattctgcgttgagatcccaatgcctgatgatgcaaaaacagtgttgcggggggttctgggtacatgtcatcaggcccctccccctccgtcagagcaatggcagacaatcgattcgcgcctttttacctgggttacctgtggagacaacataccacggcaagcatggagcccgctcagctcagctcaccgtcaccatatgtcatctgggtgccggcagacatggtactgcattgctacacagcagcagctaattgccttttggcagtagacagtgcagtatgactggtagccttcatcggcgatctgggtgctggcagacgtggagctgcattgctatacagcagcagttccttgccttttggcagtagatgttgtattacgattgatatccgtcattgtcatattcctcagtgagttcgatcagaggcacctgggcagacatgttttgtctcctggagacttagtcctgctggcagtcctattgaaccgtcttgacgatgatgctagcagtcgtagtacaccatcttctgccaagcacccagaagatgccgatggctatcaaaacaacaaggagtctggtggcaccttaaagactaacagatttatttgggcataagctttcatgggtaaaaacctcacttcttcagatgcatagagtgaaagttacagatgcaggcattatacaCTGAcatatggagagcagggagttacttcgcaagtggagaaccagtgttgacagggacaattcaatcagggtggatgtagtccactcccaataatagatgaggaggtgtcagttccaggagaggaaaagttgctcctgtaatgagccagccactcccagtccctattcaagcccagattaatggtgttaaatttgcaaatgaattttagttctgctgtttctctttgaagtctgtttctgaagatgGCTATCAATcatgctgccagcttaagatgtaaaaaatagatggaccagatttgttctgtattcatttgcttccccctccctccgtgaaatcaactgcctgctaaacccagggttttgagttcaatctttggggtggccattctgtgtgacagttgtttgtgtatctccctgatgcacagccacctttgttgattttaattccttgtacctgtaagccatgtcgtcactcgcccctccctctgtcagacaatagtttcgcgccttttttcagcccagacgccatagcactgggatcatggagcccgctcagatcactgcagCAATTacgagcactatgaacaccacgcgcattgtcctggagtatatgcagagccagaacatgccaaagcaaaaccaggcgaggaggcgattgcagcgattgcagcgcggcgacgagagtgatgaggacattgacatggacatagacctctcacaaagtacaggccccagcaatgtgcaaatcatggtgctactggggcaggttcatgccgtggaatgccgattctgggcccgggaaacaagcacagactggtgggaccgcatcatgttgcaggtgtgggacgattcccagtggttgcgaaactttcgcatgcgtaagggcactttcatggaactttgtgacttgctttcccctgccctaaagcgccagaataccaggatgagagcaggcctcacagttgagaagcgagtggcgatagccctgtggaagcttgcaatgccagacagctactggtcagtcgggaatcaatttggaatgggcaaatctactgtgggggctgctgtgatccaaatagccaacacaatcaaagacctgcttatatcaagggtagtgactctgggaaacgtgcaggtcatagtggatagctttgctgcaatgggattcccaaactgtggtggggcgatagacggaacccatgtccctatcttgtcaccggagcaccaagccaccaagtacataaaccgcaaggggtacttttcaatgctgctgcaagccctggtggatcacaagggacgtttcaccaccatcaacgtgggatggccaggaaaggtacatgatgctcgcgtcttcaggaactctggtctgtttcaaaagcttgaggaagggactttcttcccggaccagaaaataaccgttggggatgttgaaatgcctactgttatccttggggacccagcctaccccttaatgccatggctcatgaagccgtacacaggcagcctggacagtagtcaggacctgttcaactacaggctgagcaagtgctgaatggtggtggaatgtgcatttggacatttaaaagcgcgctggcgcagtttactgactcggatagacctcagcgaagccaatattccaattgttattgctgcttgctgtgcgctccacaatatctgtgagagtaagggggagacatttatggcggggtgggaggttgaggcaaatcgcctggccgctgattacgcgcagccagacaccagggcggttagaagagtacagcagggcgcggtgcgcatcagagaagctttgaaaacgagttttgtgactggccaggctacggtgtgagacttctgtttgtttctccttgatgaaccctccgcctccccccccccggttcactctacttccctgtaaactaaccaccctcccctccccccttcgagtaccgcttgcagaggcaataaagtcattgttacttcacattcatgcattctttattaattcatcacacaactagggggataattgccaaggtagcccgggatggctgggggaggagggaaggaaaaggacacactgcagtttaaaactttaaaactttaacacttattgaaggccagccttctgatgctcgggcaatcatctggggtggagtgactgggtggccggaggccccacAGAACGCGTTCTTAGGCGTcggggtgaggaggctatggaacttggggaggagggctgttggttacacaggggctgtagcggtggtctctgctcctgctgcctttcctgcagctcaaccatacgctggagcatatcagtttgatgctccagcagctggagcatcaactcttgccttctgtctgcaagctgacattatctatcctcttcagcccgccacttgctctcttcagcccgcgattcagcccgccacctctcctctcgttcatattgtgcttttttgcactctgacattgactgcctccatgcattctgctgtgctctgtcagcgtgggaggacatctggaactccgagaacatatcatcccgagtccgccgttttctccttctaatcttcactagcctctgtgaaggagaaacatttgcagctggtggaggagaagggagaggtggttaaaaaagacacattttagagaacaatgggtacactctttcacgttaaattttgctgttcacattacacagcacatgtgctttcgttacaaggtcacatttttcctcttatattgagggcctgctggttttgtgtgagagatcactcacgcagtgccaggcaacagatttcggcttgcaggcagccatggtaagccacagtcttttggcttttttaaccttcttaacatgtgggaatggtttcaaacagtagcgccctcatttcccataccaagcacccattgggttggccatttaaaatgggtttgcaatgtaaaaggaggggctgcggtttccgggttaacatgcagcacaaacccaactacccccacacacacccaattctctgggatgatcacttcacccctcccctctaccacgtggctaacagcggggaacatttctgttcagccgagcaggaatgggcacctctgaatgtccccttaataaaatcaccccatttcaaccacaGGTGACtttgaatgatatcactctcctgaggataacaaagggagataaggaatggatgttgtctgcatgccagcaaacactgggaccatatgctgccatgctttgttatgcaatgattccagactacgtgctactggcctggcatagtaaagtgtcctaccatggtggatgggataaggcagccctccccagaaaccttttgcaaaggctttgggagtacatgaaggagagctttctggagatgtccctggaggatttccactccatccccatacacgttaacagatttttccagtagctgtactggccgcgattgccagagtaaattaatcattaatcattaaacacgcctgcttttaaaccatgtgtaatatttacaaaggtactctcaccagaggtcccttgtgtgccctcagggtctgggagcatgccttgggtgagttcgggggttactggttccaggtccagggtgataaacatatcctgactgttggggaaactggtttctctgcttccttgctgtgagctatcttcattgtcttcatcatcatcttcctcgtaccccgaacccgcttccctgttgcgtgattctccattgatggagtca
This genomic window contains:
- the LOC135973114 gene encoding myb/SANT-like DNA-binding domain-containing protein 2 — encoded protein: MQSSSAQVTMMESQDRKRAPAWTEREVRDLLGIWGDESVLAELHSSKRNGKILEKVSKAMKDSGHNRDALQCRVKIKELRQAYHKAREANGRSGAQPQTCRFYAELHAMLGGAATTTPTMCFDSINGESRNREAGSGYEEDDDEDNEDSSQQGSRETSFPNSQDMFITLDLEPVTPELTQGMLPDPEGTQGTSAANVSPSQRLVKIRRRKRRTRDDMFSEFQMSSHADRAQQNAWRQSMSECKKAQYEREERWRAESRAEESKWRAEEDR